One part of the Candidatus Borreliella tachyglossi genome encodes these proteins:
- the priA gene encoding replication restart helicase PriA, whose protein sequence is MDDYLEQTFYYEIAFNIPVNKLFFYKYNLELKTGIRVITNFNGRETLGIIIKRHHKNEPIEDLTFEIKDILRIIDENALITEHNINLASWISRKTFSGFGEALFCGLPKISTSSKSIKNPEGIANLNSAIPIQLNEEQNNIYHEIITSKTQNTFYLFGVPGSGKTEIFIKLCENYLEQEKQIIFLIPEISLGYQIVKRIKSNLSINKVYEYNSKVSNSMKILIWNKVKDGENLIIVGIKSALMLPFKNLGLIIMDEEHEHTYKSENTPRFHSRHIGFFLQSNFNARFVMGSATPSLEAYLAMETNQIKKMVLKTKFFQRTFKELKIIDMKKEHQPISSELLYSIQKSLIEKRQALIFINKRGYSKTLECNTCGYIICCPNCSFNLTYHKSENKLICHYCNHKTNIINNCPDCNSKDITYKSYGIQFIERELKKFLPNARIARTDSDLNKKEIINSINDFEDGKLDILIGTQIIAKGFNFKQIKTLGIINADIGMGLPDFRSSERIFAIISQVLGRAARFQSDNTIIIQTKSPDYYAIRYAYEGNYEAFYKQEIKIRKELNYPPFKKIVRIIVRSHKKDAARHKCLEFFEISKELLNEEIEYLGPSKAPMSRISKYYRYNIIYLSKSFNLLEKLIRNTKDKIKSTRNTYIEIDYYPISLI, encoded by the coding sequence ATGGATGATTATTTAGAACAGACCTTTTATTATGAAATCGCTTTTAATATTCCTGTAAATAAGCTTTTTTTTTATAAATACAACTTAGAATTAAAAACAGGGATAAGAGTAATAACAAACTTTAATGGCAGAGAAACACTGGGGATCATAATCAAAAGACACCATAAGAACGAACCTATCGAAGACTTGACATTTGAAATAAAAGATATACTAAGAATCATTGATGAGAATGCATTAATAACGGAACATAACATTAATCTTGCAAGTTGGATTAGTAGAAAAACATTTTCTGGATTTGGAGAAGCTTTATTTTGTGGTCTACCTAAAATTTCAACTTCAAGCAAGAGCATAAAAAATCCAGAAGGTATTGCAAACCTGAATTCTGCAATACCCATTCAATTAAATGAAGAGCAAAATAATATTTATCACGAAATTATTACATCAAAAACACAAAACACATTTTACCTATTCGGCGTTCCTGGTTCTGGGAAAACAGAAATATTCATCAAATTATGCGAAAACTACTTAGAACAAGAAAAACAAATAATATTTTTAATTCCTGAAATTTCTTTAGGTTATCAAATAGTTAAAAGAATTAAATCGAATCTAAGCATAAACAAAGTTTACGAATATAATTCAAAAGTATCAAATTCGATGAAAATTTTAATCTGGAATAAAGTCAAGGACGGAGAGAATTTAATTATAGTTGGAATCAAGAGTGCATTAATGTTACCATTTAAGAATTTAGGACTAATAATAATGGATGAAGAGCATGAGCATACATATAAATCTGAAAACACTCCAAGATTTCACTCAAGGCACATAGGATTTTTTCTACAAAGTAATTTTAATGCCCGATTCGTAATGGGGAGTGCAACTCCATCGCTTGAAGCATATCTTGCCATGGAAACCAATCAGATAAAAAAGATGGTATTAAAAACCAAATTTTTCCAAAGAACATTTAAAGAACTTAAAATAATCGATATGAAAAAAGAACACCAACCAATATCCTCAGAACTGCTTTACAGCATACAAAAAAGCCTAATTGAGAAAAGACAAGCATTAATATTTATTAATAAAAGGGGGTACTCAAAAACCCTTGAGTGCAATACTTGTGGATATATAATTTGCTGCCCAAATTGTTCTTTTAATTTAACCTACCATAAAAGTGAAAATAAACTCATTTGCCATTACTGTAATCATAAAACAAACATAATAAACAATTGTCCTGATTGCAACTCAAAAGACATCACATATAAATCATATGGAATTCAATTTATTGAAAGGGAGTTAAAAAAATTCTTGCCGAATGCAAGAATTGCAAGAACGGATTCTGATCTTAATAAAAAAGAAATAATCAATTCAATAAATGACTTTGAGGATGGAAAATTAGATATCCTAATTGGAACACAAATTATTGCAAAAGGATTTAATTTTAAACAGATAAAAACACTTGGCATTATTAATGCAGATATTGGAATGGGTCTACCTGATTTTAGAAGTAGTGAAAGAATTTTTGCAATAATTTCACAAGTACTAGGAAGAGCCGCAAGATTTCAAAGCGATAACACAATTATTATCCAAACAAAAAGTCCAGATTATTATGCTATAAGATATGCCTATGAGGGCAACTATGAAGCATTTTACAAGCAAGAGATCAAAATCCGAAAAGAATTAAATTATCCTCCTTTTAAAAAAATAGTTAGAATAATAGTTAGGAGCCATAAAAAAGATGCTGCCAGACATAAATGCCTAGAATTTTTTGAAATATCTAAAGAATTATTAAACGAAGAAATTGAATATCTTGGCCCATCAAAAGCTCCTATGTCTAGGATATCTAAATACTATAGATATAACATAATATACCTATCAAAATCTTTCAACCTACTTGAAAAGCTAATACGAAACACAAAAGACAAAATAAAATCAACAAGAAATACTTATATAGAAATAGATTATTACCCAATTTCCCTAATTTAA
- the udk gene encoding uridine kinase yields the protein MIKIIGIAGGSGSGKTTVVNKISEVIPEFVLISQDNYYKSVGDYEYEFLDVNFDHPDAFDNSLFYEQLKQLKENKPINMPLYDFINHRRKSETIEVFPTPVVIVEGIMIFVEERVRNLIDLKIYIDTPNDIRFIRRLERDMSKRGRTLESVIEQYLNTTRSGYYRFIEPTKEYADLIIPEGGHNDKALYVLSSFLRALGKNSSDFF from the coding sequence ATGATTAAGATTATTGGGATAGCTGGTGGTTCTGGAAGCGGAAAGACTACCGTTGTTAATAAGATTAGTGAGGTTATTCCCGAATTTGTTCTCATATCTCAAGATAACTATTATAAAAGTGTTGGTGATTATGAATATGAGTTTTTGGATGTTAATTTTGATCATCCAGATGCCTTCGATAATAGTTTGTTTTATGAACAGTTGAAACAATTAAAAGAAAATAAACCAATTAATATGCCCCTTTATGATTTTATTAATCATAGAAGGAAGTCTGAAACTATAGAGGTATTTCCAACACCTGTTGTTATTGTTGAGGGGATTATGATTTTTGTTGAAGAGAGAGTGCGTAATCTGATAGATTTAAAGATATATATTGATACACCCAATGATATTAGATTTATTAGGAGGCTTGAGCGAGATATGTCTAAGAGGGGGCGCACATTGGAATCAGTTATTGAGCAATATTTAAATACTACTAGGTCAGGGTATTATAGATTTATTGAACCTACTAAGGAATATGCGGATCTTATTATACCTGAGGGAGGACATAATGATAAGGCTCTTTATGTCCTTTCATCATTTTTAAGAGCTCTTGGTAAGAATAGTTCAGATTTCTTTTAA